CGACATTCAGCACATCCATGAACAAAAGGGGAATCTCGGGGATCTTCCGCTTGCGGATTTCAGCCAGCTTCTCTTCGGTCAGGGCACAGCCCACCTCGAGGATCACCTCGCCGGTCGACTTGTCGATCCCATCATGGGCCGCCACACGGCCGATGATCTCTTCGTCTGTAACCGGCAGTTCCCTGATCTTGGCCTTGGCCATTTTTTCCAGCGCCGGCGCCGTAAACTTGCGGTCTTTTTTGACGACCACCTCGCCCGTCTTGGGATTTTTTATGTCGTAAGGGGCCCGGAGATACTTGAGCACTTCAGGCACGACGTTTTTGGAGAGCTTTTTTCCATCGACGGCAATGACCTCGGCGCGGTAGAAATAGTTGAGGATTTCCCCGGCCGTCATGCCGAGGGCCCGGAGAAGAACGGTGACCGGCAGTTTGCGCCGCCGGTCGATGCGGACATGGAGGATATCCTTGGCATCGAATTCAAAATCGAGCCACGAACCTCTGCCGGGGATCACCCGGGCGGAATAGAGGAGCTTGCCCGAGGCGTGCGTTTTTCCCTTGTCATGCTCGAAGAAGGAACCGGGTGAGCGGTGCAGTTGCGAAACCACCACCCGCTCGGTGCCGTTGACGATAAAGGTGCCGTTTTCGGTCATGAGGGGGATGGTACCGAAATAGACCTCCTGCTCTTTCACGTCGCGGATGGTCTGCGATCCGGTTTCGGAGTCGGTGTCCCAGACCACCAGCCGGACCACCACCTTCATGGGGACCTCATAGGTCATGCCCCGGCTCCGGCATTCGTTTACGTCGTATTTGGGCTTTTCAAACGAATAACCGACAAACTCGAGCGAGGCGGTGTTGTTGAAATCACGGATGGGAAAAACGCTCTTGAAGATGGCCTGAAGCCCCGCGTCTTCCCGCTGGTCGGGGGGAACCTCCATCTGCAAAAATTTGACATACGACTGCTTTTGAAGTTCAATGAGGTTCGGGATATCGACGATTTTTTTGATGCGCGAAAAATCCTTGCGCAAGCGAAAATTGCCCGCGGTTAATGGGTGCATGAAGACTCCTTCACAAACGGTTACGGTCATTCCCGCGAAAGCGGGAATCCATGTCAGGTTCACTGGATCCCCGTTTTCACGGGGATGACACAAGTCACTTCAATTCCACTTTCGCCCCTGCCTTTTCCAGCTGGACCTTGATCTTTTCGGCGTCCGCCTTGTTGATCCCCTCCTTCACCGTCTTGGGGGCCCCTTCAACCAGGTCTTTGGCCTCTTTCAGGCCCAACCCGGTAATGGCGCGAACCTCCTTGATGACACCGATCTTGTTGTCCCCCGCATGGACAAGGACGACGGTAAACTCCGTTTTTTCCTCCGCCGGGGCCGCGCCCGCCGGCCCTCCTCCCGTGCCCGCAACCACCATCGGGGCCGCCGCGGAGACGCCGAATTTTTCCTCGAATTTTTTGACCAGCTCGGAAACCTCCAGAACGGTCATCTTCGATACCGCCTCGAGAATCTGTTCCGCATTGATGTCTGCCATGTGAATGACTTGCTAGTCGCTAGTTGCCGA
The DNA window shown above is from Deltaproteobacteria bacterium and carries:
- the rplL gene encoding 50S ribosomal protein L7/L12, translated to MADINAEQILEAVSKMTVLEVSELVKKFEEKFGVSAAAPMVVAGTGGGPAGAAPAEEKTEFTVVLVHAGDNKIGVIKEVRAITGLGLKEAKDLVEGAPKTVKEGINKADAEKIKVQLEKAGAKVELK